The nucleotide window GGTTCCGGGCGGTGGCCAACCTGTGGTTCACCGTCGCACCTTCCGACCTGGCCGCGGTCGGCGCCCGGCTCGCCGACCACCGGCAGCTGGCCTGGGCGGCGGCGATCACCGGCGCCACGAACATCACCGCCACGGCGCTGTGCCGCGACGCCGGTGAGTTGTACCGCTACCTGACGACCGATGTCGCCGCGATCCCCGAGGTGCGCACCTGCGAGACGGTGCCCATCTTCACCCGCGCCAAGCAGGCGATGTCACTGGTGGACGGCGGCGTGCTCCGCGGGCCGGTCGTCTGACGCGGCCGGCGCGCCCGGTCGCACCAGCACCAGCACGGCGATCCCGCCGAGCACCGCGACCCCGGCGGCGACCAGGAAGCTCGCGTCGAGCCCCGCCGCCGCCGCGCCGTGCAGCGCCCGGTCGACGGTCTCGCGCAGCCCGTCCGGCAGCGCCGCCAGGATCCGGCCCGCCTGACCGGCCGCGAGCCCGTGCGCCGACCGCGCGGGATCCGGCGCGCCCGCGTCGCCGAGGTAGCCCTCGGCCCGGGAGGCGAAGACGGTGCCGAGCACCGCGATGCCGATCGCGAAGCCGAGCTGCCGGGCCGTGTTGACCACGCCCGCCGCCATCCCGCCGCGCTGGGCCGGCACCGCGCCCATCGCCGATTCGGCGAGCGTCGGCATGACCAGGCCGACACCGACACCGATGACCGCGTACCCGGGCAACAGCGCCGGCCAGCTCGACCCGGCGCCAAGCAACGCCGCGCACAGGGCGCCGCCGGCGCCGATCAGCAGCATGCCGCCGCCGATGAGCAGGCGCGGTGACCGGCCGTGCAGCCGGGCGCCGACGACGCCGGAGACCAGCACCGCGGCGATCGACATCGGCAGACCGGTCAGGCCCGCCTGTAGCGGGGACAGCCCGATGACCGACTGGAGCCAGATCGAGGTGTAGGTGAAGGCCGCGAACGCGCCGAAGTTGACGAGCAGCGCGGCGAGCAGGAAGCCGACGAACGAGCGGTTGCGCAGCAGCGCCAGGTCCAGCATGGCGTGCGGGCTGCGCCGTTCGATCGCCACGAAGGCCACCGCCGCCAGCGCGGTGAGGATCAGCAGCCCCCAGGTCTGCACCGCGGCCCAGCCGGCGGTGTTGGCCCGGATGACCGCCAGGGTCAGCGCCCCGGCGGCGGCGGTGAACGCGAGCGTCCCGGCCAGATCGAATCGGCCGCGGCGCGGCGCGTGGTCGGCGGCGAGCACCAGCAGGGTCAGCGCGACCGCGGCGAGGCAGACCGGCAGGTTGACCAGGAAGATCCAGCGCCAGCTCAGCGCCTGCGTGAGCAGCCCGCCGAGGATCGGCCCGATCGCCGCGGCGGCGCCGGAGACGCCGCCCCAGACGCCGTACGCCACGCCCCGGTCGCGGCCCTGGTAGGCGCTGTTGAGCAGGGCGAACGTGGTGGTGAACATGGCCGCCGCGCCGACGCCCTGAAGCACTCGGGCCCCGATCAGCGCGATATCGTCGGTCGCCAGCCCGCAGGCGAGCGAGGCGAGCGCGAAGAGGCCGAGCCCGGCCAGGTAGAGCCGGCGGTGCCCGATGCGGTCGCCGAGCGCCCCGGCGCCCAGCAGCAGGACACCCAGCGACAGCGCGTACCCGTCGACGACCCATTGCAGCGAGTCGAACGACGTGTCGAGATCGATCGCCATCTGGGGCAGCGCGACGTTCACGATGGTGACGTCGATGAGCAGCATGAAGGTACCGAGACTGATCGCGATCAGCGGCCACCATTTACGCACAGCGTTCTCCTGAGATCGTGGGACCGCACGATCGTCCCGCTCGGCCCCGACAACTCCCAGCGGCAGCTTAGATCACGTAGTAATCCGCCAAGGATCCCTCAGATGTGCGATGAACCCTCCATCTGGTGGTTCAGCGTTCCAGGATCGCGACGACGCCGAGGCCGCCGGCGGCGCAGATGGAGATCAGGCCGCGGCCGGAGCCCCTCTCGGCGAGCAGCCGGGCCAGGTTCGCCACGATCCGGCCGCCGGTCGCGGCGAACGGGTGGCCGGCCGCCAGCGACGAGCCGTTGACGTTGAGCCGGGCCCGGTCGATCGGGCCGAGCGGGGAGTCCAGGCCGAGGCGCTCCTTGGCGAACTCCGGCGACTCCCAGGCGGCGAGGGTCGCCAGCACCTGGGAGGCGAACGCCTCGTGGATCTCGTAGAAGTCGAAGTCCTGGAGGGTGAGGCCGTTGCGGGCCAGCATCCGCGGCACCGCGTACGCGGGCGCCATCAGCAGGCCCTCGTCGCCGTGCACGAAGTCGACGGCCGCGGTCTCGCAGTCGGCGAGGTAGGCAAGCACCGGCAGCGAGCGCTCCTGCGCCCACTGCTCGGACGCGAGCAGCACGGTGGACGCGCCGTCGGTCAGCGGCGACGAGTTGCCCGCGGTCATGGTGGCGCGGCCGGCGTCCGGTCCGCGGGTGCCGAAGACCGGCTTGAGCCGCGCGAGCCGCTCCATGCTGGTGTCGGCCCGCAGGTTCTGGTCGCGGTTCACCCCCAGGTAGGGCGTGACCAGGTCGTCGAAGAAGCCCCGCTCGTACGCGGCCGCGAGGCGCTGGTGCGACGCGAGCGCCAGCTCGTCCTGCGCCTCGCGGTCGATGTTCCACCGCACGGCCGTGACGGCGGCGTGCTCGCCCATCGACAGCCCGGTGCGCGGCTCGGCGTTGCGCGGGACCTCCGGCCGGAACGCCTGCTGCGGGCGCAGCCGGGCGGCGGCCCGGAGCCGGGCGCCGAGCGTACGGGCCCGGTTGAGCTCGAGCAGCGCCCGCCGCATGTCCTCGTTGAGCTGGAGCGGCGCGTCGGAGGTGGTGTCGACCCCGCCGGCGATGCCGGCGTCGATCTGACCCAGCGCGATCTTGTTGGCGACCAGGATGGCGGCCTCGAGCCCGGTGCCGCAGGCCTGCTGGATGTCGTACGCGGGCGTGCGCGGGTCCAGCCGCGAGCCGAGCACCACCTCGCGCGTGAGGTTGAAGTCGCGGGAGTGCTTGAGCACCGCGCCGGCGACCACCTCGCCGAGCCGCTGCCCGGCCAGCCCGTACCGGGCGACGAGTCCGTCCAGGGCGGCCGTGAGCATGTCCTGGTTGGAGGCCTGCGCGTACGGGCCGCCGGACCGGGCGAACGGGATGCGGTTTCCGCCCACGACGGCGACGCGGC belongs to Amorphoplanes digitatis and includes:
- a CDS encoding MFS transporter; protein product: MRKWWPLIAISLGTFMLLIDVTIVNVALPQMAIDLDTSFDSLQWVVDGYALSLGVLLLGAGALGDRIGHRRLYLAGLGLFALASLACGLATDDIALIGARVLQGVGAAAMFTTTFALLNSAYQGRDRGVAYGVWGGVSGAAAAIGPILGGLLTQALSWRWIFLVNLPVCLAAVALTLLVLAADHAPRRGRFDLAGTLAFTAAAGALTLAVIRANTAGWAAVQTWGLLILTALAAVAFVAIERRSPHAMLDLALLRNRSFVGFLLAALLVNFGAFAAFTYTSIWLQSVIGLSPLQAGLTGLPMSIAAVLVSGVVGARLHGRSPRLLIGGGMLLIGAGGALCAALLGAGSSWPALLPGYAVIGVGVGLVMPTLAESAMGAVPAQRGGMAAGVVNTARQLGFAIGIAVLGTVFASRAEGYLGDAGAPDPARSAHGLAAGQAGRILAALPDGLRETVDRALHGAAAAGLDASFLVAAGVAVLGGIAVLVLVRPGAPAASDDRPAEHAAVHQ
- a CDS encoding acetyl-CoA C-acetyltransferase, with protein sequence MQSVRRVAVVGGNRIPFARSGGPYAQASNQDMLTAALDGLVARYGLAGQRLGEVVAGAVLKHSRDFNLTREVVLGSRLDPRTPAYDIQQACGTGLEAAILVANKIALGQIDAGIAGGVDTTSDAPLQLNEDMRRALLELNRARTLGARLRAAARLRPQQAFRPEVPRNAEPRTGLSMGEHAAVTAVRWNIDREAQDELALASHQRLAAAYERGFFDDLVTPYLGVNRDQNLRADTSMERLARLKPVFGTRGPDAGRATMTAGNSSPLTDGASTVLLASEQWAQERSLPVLAYLADCETAAVDFVHGDEGLLMAPAYAVPRMLARNGLTLQDFDFYEIHEAFASQVLATLAAWESPEFAKERLGLDSPLGPIDRARLNVNGSSLAAGHPFAATGGRIVANLARLLAERGSGRGLISICAAGGLGVVAILER